From a single Paraburkholderia sp. FT54 genomic region:
- a CDS encoding aldehyde dehydrogenase family protein: protein MQTQLFIGGRFVPAANGETLASLNPHDNSVIAEVAMAGPADVDRAVAAAKAAFPKWSNLAAMERGRLLLKLADAIEANADKLARLESLDTGHPIRDTRNLDVPRTAATFRYFGGMADKFEGSVIPVEQGFLNYLTREPVGIVGQVVPWNFPLMFTSWKMAPALAAGNCVIMKPAELTPLSSLAIAELMAEVGFPEGVVNILPGLGHVAGQYIAEHPEISKVAFTGSTAVGRKVVQASSGNLKKVQLELGGKGANIVFGDANIDAVVQGSAFAIFHNQGQACIAGSRMIVHESIADEVLEKFAALSRTIKIGDPLDPSTEMGPLTSRQHRDRVLSFVDVAREQGGRVLAGGKAPDIAALANGCYVEPTIVEAKPEHRVSQEEVFGPFMTVTTFRTDEEALAIANGTEYGLGAGLWTRDLQRAHLVAREIRAGMVWINCYKRVSPASPFGGVGASGYGREMGFEAMREYTQPKSVWVNVDAQIPPYYPR, encoded by the coding sequence ATGCAAACGCAACTCTTCATCGGCGGCCGCTTCGTGCCGGCTGCAAACGGCGAAACGCTCGCCTCCCTCAATCCGCACGACAACTCGGTGATCGCCGAGGTCGCGATGGCGGGCCCGGCCGATGTCGATCGCGCCGTCGCGGCGGCGAAGGCGGCGTTTCCGAAGTGGAGCAATCTCGCCGCGATGGAGCGCGGGCGCCTGCTTCTCAAACTCGCCGACGCGATCGAAGCGAATGCCGACAAGCTCGCGCGCCTCGAATCGCTCGATACCGGCCACCCGATCCGCGATACGCGCAACCTCGACGTGCCGCGCACGGCGGCCACGTTCCGCTATTTCGGCGGCATGGCCGACAAGTTCGAAGGTTCGGTGATTCCGGTCGAACAGGGCTTTCTGAACTATCTGACGCGCGAGCCGGTCGGCATTGTCGGGCAAGTGGTGCCGTGGAATTTCCCGCTCATGTTCACGAGCTGGAAGATGGCGCCGGCGCTCGCCGCGGGCAACTGCGTGATCATGAAGCCTGCCGAACTCACGCCGCTGTCCAGTCTCGCGATTGCCGAGCTGATGGCCGAGGTGGGTTTTCCGGAAGGCGTCGTCAACATTCTGCCGGGCCTCGGTCATGTGGCCGGTCAGTACATTGCCGAACATCCGGAGATCAGCAAGGTCGCCTTCACCGGTTCAACCGCGGTGGGCCGCAAGGTCGTGCAGGCGTCGAGCGGCAATCTGAAGAAGGTGCAGCTCGAACTCGGCGGCAAGGGCGCGAACATCGTATTCGGCGACGCGAATATCGATGCCGTGGTGCAAGGCTCGGCGTTCGCGATCTTCCACAACCAGGGGCAGGCGTGCATCGCCGGCTCGCGGATGATCGTGCACGAATCGATCGCCGATGAAGTGCTCGAAAAGTTCGCCGCGTTGAGCCGCACGATCAAGATCGGCGATCCGCTCGATCCGTCGACCGAGATGGGTCCGCTCACCTCGCGTCAGCACCGCGACCGCGTGCTGTCGTTCGTCGATGTCGCGCGCGAACAGGGTGGCCGCGTGCTTGCCGGTGGCAAGGCGCCGGACATCGCGGCGCTGGCCAATGGTTGTTATGTCGAGCCGACTATCGTCGAAGCGAAGCCGGAGCATCGGGTCTCGCAGGAAGAAGTGTTCGGTCCGTTCATGACGGTCACCACATTCCGCACCGACGAAGAAGCGCTCGCGATTGCAAACGGCACCGAATACGGTCTCGGCGCGGGTCTCTGGACACGCGATCTGCAACGCGCGCATCTGGTGGCGCGCGAGATACGCGCCGGCATGGTGTGGATCAACTGCTACAAGCGCGTGAGTCCCG
- a CDS encoding hydroxyquinol 1,2-dioxygenase encodes MDKLSTLQNVTASEADAVTGYRTFCLGDFEFSRDAYFATVRWPAKGQIRSHQMHADDFLRAMMRDVAWGFFYGWVNFDEVIGTRNHYGKVDMYAGAYNASFKEAGVDHMQQFDTPLIMATFKAILKDWVNEGFDPFAAPEETGSAFGTKHGDNIAAIERTRIATKRMPGLEGDSPLRDDLPVNRQFADVGQDEPEIYAEPGFEGALHAFSLFKYLSRSDVTWNPSVTSVCQQSLFCPTTEEFVLPVFHGNDRVEWFLQLSDQIIWDVADKDSGEPRARITMNAGDIAAMPADIRHKGYSQKRSMLLVWENATPDLPKRYESGELPPYPIQM; translated from the coding sequence ATGGACAAACTCAGCACTCTGCAAAACGTCACCGCGAGCGAGGCCGACGCGGTGACCGGTTATCGCACGTTCTGCCTCGGCGACTTCGAATTCAGCCGCGACGCTTATTTCGCCACCGTCAGATGGCCGGCCAAAGGCCAGATCCGCTCGCACCAGATGCACGCCGACGACTTCCTGCGCGCGATGATGCGCGACGTGGCGTGGGGCTTCTTCTACGGCTGGGTCAACTTCGACGAAGTGATCGGCACGCGCAATCACTACGGCAAGGTCGACATGTACGCCGGCGCGTATAACGCGAGCTTCAAGGAAGCGGGCGTCGATCACATGCAGCAGTTCGACACGCCGCTCATCATGGCGACCTTCAAGGCGATCCTGAAGGACTGGGTCAACGAAGGCTTCGACCCGTTCGCCGCACCGGAAGAAACCGGCTCCGCGTTCGGCACGAAACACGGCGACAACATCGCCGCGATCGAGCGCACGCGCATTGCCACGAAGCGCATGCCGGGCCTCGAAGGCGACTCGCCGTTACGCGACGATCTGCCCGTCAATCGCCAGTTTGCCGACGTCGGCCAGGACGAACCGGAGATTTACGCGGAGCCGGGTTTCGAAGGCGCGCTGCATGCGTTCAGCCTCTTCAAGTATCTGTCGCGCTCGGACGTGACGTGGAATCCGTCGGTCACGTCGGTGTGCCAGCAGAGCCTGTTCTGCCCGACCACCGAGGAATTCGTGCTGCCGGTGTTCCATGGCAACGACCGCGTCGAGTGGTTCCTGCAACTGTCCGACCAGATCATCTGGGACGTCGCCGACAAGGACAGCGGCGAGCCGCGCGCACGCATCACGATGAACGCGGGCGATATCGCCGCGATGCCGGCCGATATCCGTCACAAAGGCTACTCGCAGAAGCGTTCCATGCTGCTGGTGTGGGAGAACGCGACGCCCGATCTGCCCAAGCGCTACGAAAGCGGTGAGCTGCCGCCGTATCCGATTCAGATGTAA
- a CDS encoding hydroxyquinol 1,2-dioxygenase: MQQTWFGSLDNFRKGSIEIIKGKPEHYAMSNVFDVASRAAPYEKVVVGKNLKYVIETLRAEGSSPWFAASHDEFAVVLDGEIDIYFIKPSDGPLVDARTEGSVRLEGQPSGQSMGHVRLRRGHQALLPAGAAYRFEAKTKGVLLVQTILGRYSVEKWADICIH; this comes from the coding sequence ATGCAACAAACCTGGTTCGGCAGCCTGGACAACTTCCGCAAAGGCTCCATCGAAATCATCAAGGGCAAACCGGAACATTACGCGATGTCGAATGTGTTCGACGTGGCGAGCCGCGCTGCGCCCTACGAGAAAGTCGTGGTCGGCAAGAATCTCAAGTACGTGATCGAGACGCTGCGCGCGGAAGGTTCGTCGCCGTGGTTTGCTGCGTCGCACGATGAGTTCGCGGTCGTGCTCGATGGCGAGATCGACATCTATTTCATCAAGCCGTCGGACGGCCCGCTGGTCGACGCACGGACCGAAGGCAGCGTGCGCCTCGAAGGCCAGCCGTCGGGCCAGTCGATGGGCCATGTGCGGCTGCGTCGTGGCCATCAGGCACTGCTGCCCGCCGGCGCCGCCTATCGCTTCGAAGCGAAGACCAAAGGCGTGCTGCTCGTGCAGACGATCCTCGGACGCTATTCGGTCGAGAAGTGGGCCGACATCTGCATCCACTGA
- a CDS encoding LysR family transcriptional regulator: MDLFMSMEAFVRAAEAQSFAGAARQLGVAKSVVTSRVKQLEDHFGVPLFHRSTRAVRLSELGETYYRECAELVTKVHDLSGRSRGDPQALAGTLNIHVLPGFALGHFSQTLIEFRAAYPRVEFVVTVNDRVIDPVQEGFDLALQIYPPASNLLVERRLFPVRGVLCAAPGYLKEEPLIETPLDLLRHDFARYSYYPWGDKWPLMRGNECFEIALNPVLKTNSVHLLLEFARAGAGVVYLPTMVAAADLLERRLERVLPEYAAPPLWLSAVYPASHRSTTKVKAFVDFLRARYLREPQWDRALGIAPPDDETKSVDEELSED; this comes from the coding sequence ATGGACCTGTTCATGTCGATGGAAGCGTTCGTGCGCGCCGCGGAGGCGCAAAGCTTTGCCGGCGCCGCGCGCCAGCTGGGTGTCGCCAAATCGGTGGTGACCTCGCGCGTTAAGCAGCTCGAAGACCATTTCGGCGTGCCGCTCTTTCATCGTTCGACCCGGGCGGTGCGCCTGTCCGAACTCGGCGAGACGTACTACCGCGAGTGCGCCGAACTCGTCACCAAGGTCCACGATCTGTCCGGCCGCTCGCGCGGCGACCCGCAGGCGCTCGCGGGCACGCTCAATATCCACGTTCTGCCGGGCTTCGCGCTCGGCCATTTTTCGCAGACGCTGATCGAATTCCGCGCCGCGTACCCGCGCGTGGAATTCGTCGTGACCGTCAACGACCGGGTCATCGATCCGGTTCAGGAAGGCTTCGACCTGGCGCTGCAAATCTACCCGCCGGCGTCGAACCTGCTGGTCGAGCGGCGTCTCTTTCCGGTGCGCGGCGTGCTCTGCGCCGCGCCCGGCTATCTGAAGGAAGAACCGCTGATCGAGACACCGCTCGATTTGCTGCGGCACGATTTCGCCCGCTATTCGTACTACCCTTGGGGCGACAAGTGGCCGCTGATGCGCGGCAACGAATGCTTCGAAATCGCGCTGAATCCGGTGCTCAAAACCAATAGCGTGCACCTGCTGCTGGAATTCGCGCGGGCCGGCGCGGGCGTCGTCTATCTGCCGACCATGGTCGCCGCCGCCGATCTGCTCGAACGCCGGCTGGAGCGCGTGCTGCCGGAATACGCGGCGCCGCCGCTGTGGCTGTCGGCGGTGTATCCTGCCTCGCACCGCTCGACCACCAAGGTCAAGGCCTTCGTCGACTTCCTGCGCGCGCGCTATCTGCGTGAGCCGCAGTGGGACAGGGCGCTCGGCATTGCGCCGCCCGATGACGAAACGAAAAGCGTCGACGAAGAGTTGTCCGAGGACTGA
- a CDS encoding dynamin family protein, which produces MSTRKQAWMSAAQQFSDLLDAQGDEQRASLVRLVVNRLAVPQAYVTVVGETSTGKSSLINALLSDEHLPVSGKPTTGVVTHVACRDEAEPRFFAIYRDATQEEIDRARFVEQSLTPDDEILRLQIRVRPKAPSHVGMHVFDTPGYNAVMSRHEEVLMAFLPQSDVIVFVVGYRTGFGQTEQDLFEAVAEATANDPDIPVMLVINRAPEGCGRADKRVGEIMRLAQDALKRPLSLQIIHSTNFRAPNATLERRPLAAERLWDEVSGHAFAPELLKAVETRLANAVLATLAEVDAALEREEAGLSANADEREAIERAMEVTRSAHARSLQEIDATMTRLETALPRLVDKVTDAALRRIEADIMASNKWLGYADCAQWISGHCLPFEVRQIGRAIENHITVEMEDLNRRLEDIANTAVAELDKTVALRSGDPVSKFVTSLAATLAQRVAGNAANSMLRGLGGVGGAAAGAGNLAKMAVSRIGKLFGQRFGREVYNQIGRVFTKKMLERLNVALTVIVEVVGFVYEAQVWQGKLLALSREAIGEWREVVGNDLRDEHLPGMRQGNRDIIDALYGDLEAQPALHAEPDQRLVEVRSFRQQLASLRQQLHPTLNA; this is translated from the coding sequence ATGAGCACCCGCAAACAGGCGTGGATGAGCGCCGCACAGCAGTTTTCCGACCTGCTCGACGCTCAGGGCGATGAACAGCGCGCGAGTCTCGTGCGCCTTGTCGTGAATCGACTGGCCGTGCCGCAGGCCTATGTGACCGTGGTTGGCGAAACTAGCACCGGGAAATCGTCGCTGATCAATGCGCTGCTCAGCGACGAGCATCTGCCCGTGAGCGGCAAGCCGACAACCGGCGTCGTCACGCATGTGGCGTGTCGCGACGAAGCCGAGCCGCGCTTCTTCGCCATTTACCGCGATGCGACTCAGGAGGAGATCGACAGGGCGCGTTTCGTCGAGCAAAGCCTCACGCCCGACGACGAGATCCTGCGCCTGCAGATCAGGGTGCGGCCGAAAGCGCCGAGTCATGTCGGGATGCACGTCTTCGACACGCCCGGTTACAACGCGGTGATGAGCCGGCACGAAGAAGTGCTGATGGCCTTCCTGCCGCAAAGTGACGTGATCGTATTCGTGGTCGGCTATCGCACGGGCTTTGGCCAGACCGAACAGGATCTCTTCGAGGCAGTTGCGGAAGCCACCGCGAACGACCCCGACATTCCCGTCATGCTCGTGATCAACCGCGCGCCCGAGGGCTGCGGCCGCGCCGACAAACGCGTCGGCGAGATCATGCGGCTCGCGCAAGACGCTCTCAAGCGTCCATTGTCCTTGCAGATCATCCACTCGACGAATTTCCGGGCGCCCAATGCGACGCTCGAGCGTCGCCCCCTGGCTGCGGAGCGCTTGTGGGACGAAGTGTCGGGCCACGCATTCGCGCCCGAACTCCTGAAAGCGGTCGAGACGAGGCTGGCGAACGCCGTGCTGGCCACGCTCGCTGAAGTGGATGCCGCGCTCGAGCGCGAGGAAGCGGGCTTAAGCGCGAACGCGGACGAGCGAGAAGCGATTGAGCGCGCGATGGAGGTCACGCGTAGCGCCCACGCGCGCTCGCTGCAGGAAATCGACGCAACCATGACGCGTCTGGAGACCGCATTGCCGCGCCTGGTGGACAAGGTCACGGACGCCGCGCTGCGGCGGATCGAAGCCGACATCATGGCTTCGAACAAATGGCTGGGTTACGCGGACTGCGCCCAATGGATCTCTGGCCATTGCCTGCCTTTCGAGGTGCGCCAGATCGGACGCGCGATCGAGAACCACATCACCGTCGAAATGGAGGACTTGAACCGGCGGCTGGAGGATATCGCGAACACGGCGGTCGCCGAACTCGACAAGACCGTGGCGCTTCGCTCCGGCGACCCGGTGTCGAAATTCGTGACTAGCCTTGCCGCGACGCTCGCCCAGCGCGTGGCGGGCAACGCGGCCAATTCCATGCTGCGCGGGTTGGGTGGCGTCGGCGGCGCGGCCGCCGGGGCGGGCAATCTGGCGAAGATGGCCGTGTCGCGGATCGGCAAGCTGTTCGGCCAGCGATTCGGACGCGAGGTCTATAACCAGATTGGCCGTGTCTTCACGAAGAAGATGCTGGAACGGCTGAACGTCGCGCTGACGGTTATCGTGGAAGTCGTGGGCTTTGTGTATGAAGCCCAGGTCTGGCAGGGCAAGTTGCTCGCGCTAAGCCGCGAGGCCATCGGCGAATGGCGCGAGGTGGTGGGGAACGACCTGCGCGACGAGCATCTGCCGGGCATGCGCCAAGGCAATCGCGACATTATCGATGCGCTCTACGGCGACCTGGAAGCGCAACCGGCGCTCCATGCCGAGCCGGATCAACGGCTCGTCGAAGTGCGGTCCTTCAGGCAACAACTCGCGAGCCTGCGCCAACAATTGCATCCGACTCTCAACGCTTGA
- a CDS encoding dynamin family protein, with the protein MNTHDLRNLLGDERLLSLAERYDAKPAGPEARNLADRLRGYAGQLSAERFVLPIAGIQGSGKSTLLNALAFDTPVLPIDADETTCVPVEITWAAQAGQQATIHYADGRTESIPCTEDALRSVVHNENNAGNVKQVSRVVLTSNREMFRHGLVLVDLPGVGSLTHANMETTQRYLREAVGVIFMLRTVPPLTRSEAIFVSLQWTALRTALFVQNRWNDETDEEALAGRDHNVKVLRQIAEQARIPLDAPPNVRLVDGYEALRAALNGDAGGTESSGARAFAAELEEFGNDWSARVAADVAAACEAELTRLAESVAARLGETKLDRKAHRDHMEREAQAFVKRLDGIDERAGQMRDDARAFRRSVRDHLRKWETEKRAELRNRMRTKMRAGIVDGPRLSSALNDEQKEASIEIFGLVQEDALALQDRLRSDLQNLDAWTADAPDLRFTVDREEALRFENLAGRAGAVAGTLGGAWAGVEAGAAIGGLLGGPVGLAIGAAVGAIFGGLAGQYAGDKARDGITYLRAGAVEDEVFAAINNYIDGTSTALNRIAAQFCEQLDTLLEQWRESQTHAFEEKREQSMSMLNRSAEEKAKSAEQLESDRAMIGSLCARLKEVRA; encoded by the coding sequence ATGAACACACATGATTTGCGCAATCTGCTCGGCGATGAGCGACTGCTGTCGCTCGCCGAGCGATACGACGCGAAGCCGGCCGGCCCCGAGGCACGCAATCTCGCCGACCGGCTGCGCGGATACGCGGGCCAACTCTCGGCCGAGCGCTTCGTCCTGCCGATCGCCGGCATCCAGGGCAGCGGCAAGAGCACACTGCTCAATGCGCTTGCCTTCGACACGCCGGTCCTGCCTATCGATGCCGACGAAACCACCTGCGTGCCCGTCGAGATTACGTGGGCGGCGCAAGCGGGTCAGCAGGCGACGATTCATTACGCCGACGGGCGCACCGAGTCCATTCCCTGCACCGAGGATGCGCTGAGATCGGTCGTGCACAACGAGAACAATGCTGGCAACGTGAAGCAGGTGTCGCGTGTCGTGCTCACATCGAACCGCGAGATGTTCAGGCACGGCCTCGTGCTGGTCGATCTGCCGGGCGTCGGCAGCCTCACGCACGCGAATATGGAAACCACGCAGCGCTATCTTCGCGAAGCGGTCGGCGTGATCTTCATGCTGCGCACGGTGCCGCCGCTGACCCGTTCCGAAGCCATTTTCGTGTCCTTGCAATGGACGGCGCTGCGCACCGCGCTCTTCGTGCAGAACCGCTGGAACGACGAAACGGACGAAGAAGCGCTGGCGGGCCGCGATCACAACGTCAAGGTGCTACGGCAGATCGCGGAGCAGGCGAGGATTCCGCTCGACGCGCCACCGAACGTCCGCCTCGTGGACGGTTACGAGGCGCTGCGCGCGGCCCTGAACGGTGACGCCGGAGGCACCGAGTCCTCCGGCGCCCGGGCATTCGCCGCCGAGCTCGAAGAGTTCGGCAACGACTGGTCGGCGCGAGTCGCCGCCGATGTCGCCGCGGCCTGCGAAGCAGAGTTGACGCGCCTGGCAGAAAGCGTCGCGGCGCGTCTTGGCGAAACGAAGCTCGATCGCAAGGCGCATCGCGATCACATGGAACGTGAGGCGCAGGCGTTCGTCAAGCGGCTCGACGGAATCGACGAGCGGGCCGGCCAGATGCGTGACGACGCACGCGCCTTTCGCCGCTCGGTGCGCGATCACTTGCGCAAATGGGAAACCGAGAAGCGCGCCGAATTGCGCAACCGCATGCGCACGAAGATGCGCGCCGGCATAGTCGACGGTCCACGCCTTTCGAGCGCACTCAACGACGAGCAAAAGGAAGCCAGCATCGAGATTTTCGGTCTGGTCCAGGAAGACGCGCTCGCGCTACAGGACCGTTTGCGCAGCGATCTGCAGAATCTCGATGCGTGGACGGCCGACGCCCCTGATCTGCGCTTCACCGTCGACCGGGAAGAGGCACTGCGCTTCGAGAATCTGGCCGGGCGCGCGGGCGCCGTCGCGGGCACGCTCGGCGGCGCGTGGGCAGGCGTCGAGGCCGGCGCGGCGATCGGCGGCCTCCTCGGCGGGCCAGTCGGCCTGGCAATCGGCGCGGCCGTGGGCGCCATCTTCGGGGGGCTCGCAGGGCAGTATGCCGGCGACAAGGCGAGAGACGGCATCACCTATCTGCGCGCCGGGGCGGTCGAAGACGAAGTGTTCGCCGCCATTAACAATTATATCGACGGGACATCGACGGCGCTCAACCGGATCGCCGCGCAATTCTGCGAGCAGCTCGACACGTTGCTCGAACAGTGGCGCGAGTCGCAAACCCACGCGTTCGAAGAGAAGCGCGAGCAGTCCATGTCGATGCTGAACAGGTCGGCGGAAGAAAAAGCGAAGTCGGCCGAACAACTGGAATCCGACCGGGCGATGATCGGCTCGCTTTGCGCACGGCTGAAGGAGGTGCGCGCATGA
- a CDS encoding dynamin family protein: MQRAQEQQADLADLIQHIKAILTQDDNASAYFASELDWLNHREKLWQSDAFRVGLIGITSSGKSTLVNALLGAELLPHAVRPSSNSLVVCEWGKRLECIVHFKEPGRKPVAILGSAIAKRLKEYGDEATNPGNVKGVAEIRLRSPNFRLGQGVTLVDTPGLDAFGHDEHERLTLEVLLPTVDVVVFVTTCKANSDEKMREYVCLAHDHGKPIVVVQNMMDSVLEKPGAHGEILKSRDEVLAEHRSRVQSVLKKAGVESVLISQVSAIWALRQPDKASGLPEFIAGVQGRFDELAPAVAQGRGAQLNEWLREFVDRELQPGDPAAIYRRQKAEARRLANLTDEFDARYTQMKEEARREPAAIAREGDPLLEQTDGLTSTSIDDASALQANVERWLKRSAASLSTLNKRVLGQIAADHEKLNLRADDLDLSTQLARSIGNLGFTTTHRHRRVRVEQPGLFGSFKRGVDIFGQDWGVDERIETWTEIEDINAFRKSVQGAVKKQRATVESFADAIVERIEDARKQFRKELRARARGLEAKMSAQEGLVGRNAIARELEALLARPGKRKQAASDPASRRTAFAAAPVAEQSVHEIEVGSAALALTRLATLIAQHRFVDMRNEVLFDQAFKRVRDERRVLIVGFDSDSLVGFVNRFWFDMVEAEAGRKITFSKCRIDEGCMDEIAVAVLGDAASVGTWNAVSTFLSSPCVVFLVLDVQQVGASESALERAEIPYDPSMHPIVAVVQSIRELENSGAVCEALFELKALAKRHKLKLAGVLVNDEKVYYSALANRLVATRAPFATVAEENRFIASLPEENRADAGKIVRAWRATTTA, from the coding sequence ATGCAACGAGCGCAAGAGCAACAGGCTGACCTGGCTGACCTGATTCAGCACATCAAGGCCATTCTCACGCAGGACGACAACGCGAGCGCCTACTTTGCATCTGAACTGGATTGGCTGAACCACCGCGAGAAGCTGTGGCAAAGCGATGCTTTTCGCGTCGGGCTAATCGGCATTACGAGTTCCGGAAAGTCGACGCTCGTCAACGCATTGCTCGGCGCCGAACTCCTGCCTCACGCCGTGCGGCCTAGCTCCAACAGCCTCGTCGTGTGCGAGTGGGGCAAGCGGCTAGAGTGCATCGTCCATTTCAAGGAGCCTGGCCGCAAGCCCGTTGCGATTCTCGGCAGCGCGATCGCAAAGCGGCTCAAGGAATATGGCGACGAAGCGACCAATCCCGGCAACGTCAAAGGCGTGGCGGAGATCCGCTTGCGCTCGCCGAACTTCAGGCTGGGGCAGGGCGTCACGCTGGTCGACACGCCGGGTCTCGACGCGTTCGGTCATGACGAGCACGAGCGGCTGACACTCGAAGTGCTGTTGCCCACCGTCGATGTGGTCGTGTTCGTCACGACCTGCAAGGCAAACTCCGACGAGAAGATGCGCGAGTACGTCTGTCTGGCTCATGATCACGGCAAGCCCATCGTCGTCGTGCAAAACATGATGGATAGCGTGCTCGAGAAGCCGGGCGCGCACGGCGAGATCCTGAAATCGCGGGATGAGGTGCTCGCAGAGCATCGTAGCAGGGTGCAGTCGGTGCTGAAGAAGGCGGGGGTCGAATCCGTGCTGATCAGCCAGGTCTCCGCGATATGGGCATTGCGGCAACCCGACAAGGCGTCCGGGCTGCCGGAGTTCATCGCGGGCGTGCAAGGCCGGTTCGATGAACTGGCGCCCGCCGTCGCCCAGGGCCGTGGGGCGCAGCTCAACGAATGGCTGCGCGAATTCGTCGACAGGGAATTGCAGCCGGGCGACCCCGCCGCGATCTATCGGCGGCAAAAGGCGGAGGCCAGGCGCCTCGCGAATCTGACCGACGAGTTCGACGCGCGCTACACGCAGATGAAGGAAGAGGCCCGCAGGGAGCCCGCCGCAATCGCCAGGGAGGGCGACCCGCTGCTCGAACAGACGGACGGGCTGACCAGCACGAGCATCGATGATGCGTCTGCGTTGCAGGCGAACGTGGAGCGCTGGTTGAAGCGTTCGGCGGCCAGCCTGAGCACGCTCAACAAGCGTGTGCTGGGGCAGATCGCGGCGGATCACGAGAAGTTGAACCTGCGCGCCGATGACCTCGATCTCTCCACGCAGCTCGCCCGGTCGATCGGCAATCTCGGTTTCACGACGACTCACCGGCATCGACGGGTGCGAGTCGAGCAACCGGGCCTATTCGGCAGTTTCAAGCGCGGAGTCGACATTTTCGGTCAGGACTGGGGCGTGGACGAGCGCATCGAAACCTGGACGGAGATCGAAGACATCAACGCGTTCAGGAAGAGCGTTCAGGGTGCGGTCAAAAAGCAGCGCGCCACGGTCGAGTCGTTCGCCGATGCCATCGTGGAGCGCATCGAGGACGCGCGCAAGCAATTCCGCAAGGAACTCCGGGCCCGCGCACGCGGGCTGGAAGCGAAGATGTCGGCGCAAGAGGGGCTCGTCGGGCGCAATGCCATTGCCCGCGAACTGGAGGCATTGCTGGCCAGGCCGGGCAAGCGCAAGCAGGCCGCGTCAGACCCCGCTTCGAGGCGCACCGCGTTCGCGGCCGCGCCCGTCGCCGAGCAGAGCGTGCATGAGATCGAGGTCGGTTCGGCCGCGCTCGCGCTGACCCGCCTTGCAACGCTGATTGCCCAGCATCGCTTCGTCGATATGCGCAACGAGGTCCTGTTCGACCAGGCATTCAAGCGCGTTCGCGATGAACGGCGTGTGCTGATCGTCGGCTTCGACAGCGACAGCCTCGTGGGCTTCGTCAACCGCTTCTGGTTTGACATGGTGGAGGCCGAGGCCGGCAGGAAAATCACGTTCAGCAAGTGTCGTATCGACGAGGGCTGCATGGATGAAATCGCGGTTGCGGTGCTCGGAGACGCCGCGAGCGTCGGCACGTGGAACGCCGTGAGCACGTTCCTGTCGTCGCCTTGCGTCGTGTTTCTCGTGCTCGATGTGCAGCAGGTCGGCGCGAGCGAGAGTGCGCTGGAGCGCGCGGAGATCCCCTATGACCCGTCGATGCATCCGATCGTCGCGGTCGTGCAATCGATCAGGGAACTGGAAAACTCGGGCGCGGTCTGCGAGGCGCTATTCGAGCTCAAGGCGCTCGCGAAGCGGCACAAGCTCAAGCTGGCCGGCGTGCTGGTCAACGATGAAAAGGTCTATTACTCGGCGCTCGCCAATCGCCTCGTGGCGACGCGCGCGCCGTTCGCCACCGTAGCCGAGGAAAACAGGTTTATTGCGTCGCTGCCCGAGGAGAACCGGGCGGACGCCGGCAAGATCGTCCGCGCATGGCGCGCGACCACCACCGCCTGA